A genomic window from Phoenix dactylifera cultivar Barhee BC4 unplaced genomic scaffold, palm_55x_up_171113_PBpolish2nd_filt_p 000616F, whole genome shotgun sequence includes:
- the LOC120106742 gene encoding spidroin-1-like: MHTPSSSFISFALQNCSPPSGHAITGTPCRMLSNDEFHPQWLTNAPVAAWARISICGTQPLTTSPSPSPTTPSGAWSAAGAAQRNGRPCPSSAAARAAASPAGSRFCDPNDTYATDPRGCRSSQARQTGCRVGGASVLHAAAGGRLRRGGEEGAHREDRQAGGTSPGVEKGLLEGVSGVPECGAGAAGRDRLGGGRRRRVEWSGEAAERPGGVKDGVEDAEGLGNGDGPGEEHVGDDAEEGRVGATSAGGGEVGEEAVEVRLEGVGGVVEGGNEVGGEGEGGVGVGGEAMVGRAEGDGGEAEGGEEVVGEEAAEVGEVAGGG, from the exons ATGCACACCCCGAGCTCCTCCTTCATCAGCTTCGCGTTGCAGAACTGCTCGCCCCCCAGTGGCCACGCGATCACCGGCACCCCGTGCCGCATGCTCTCCAACGACGAGTTCCACCCGCAGTGGCTCACGAACGCCCCCGTCGCCGCGTGGGCTAGAATCTCGATTTGCGGGACCCAACCCCTGACCACCAGTCCGTCTCCCTCTCCCACGACCCCTTCCGGCGCCTGGTCCGCCGCCGGCGCCGCCCAGAGGAACGGCCGCCCCTGCCCCTCCAGCGCCGCTGCAAGAGCCGCCGCCTCCCCGGCCGGCAGCCGGTTCTGCGATCCGAACGACACGTACGCCACCGACCCCCGCGGGTGCCGGTCCAGCCAAGCTCGGCAAACCGGCTGCCGGGTCGGCGGCGCCTCCGTCCTTCACGCCGCGGCCGGCGGGAGGCTTCGGCGCGGCGGCGAAGAGGGGGCCCACCGCGAAGACAGGCAGGCCGGAGGAACTAGCCCAGGCGTCGAGAAAGGGCTTCTCGAGGGCGTCAGCGGTGTTCCAGAGTGCGGCGCCGGAGCCGCGGGCAGAGATCGGCTTGGCGGCGGACGAAGACGGCGGGTGGAGTGGTCGGGGGAGGCGGCGGAGA GGCCCGGAGGTGTAAAGGACGGCGTGGAAGACGCCGAGGGATTGGGCAACGGGGACGGTCCAGGGGAGGAACATGTCGGCGATGACGCAGAGGAGGGGAGGGTCGGCGCCACCAGCGCCGGCGGCGGAGAGGTCGGAGAGGAGGCGGTGGAAGTGAGGTTGGAGGGAGTAGGTGGCGTGGTTGAAGGGGGTAACGAGGTGGGCGGGGAGGGCGAAGGTGGTGTCGGCGTCGGGGGGGAGGCCATGGTCGGAAGGGCGGAAGGGGATGGCGGCGAGGCGGAGGGAGGGGAAGAGGTCGTGGGGGAAGAGGCGGCGGAGGTGGGGGAGGTTGCCGGTGGTGGGTGA